The proteins below are encoded in one region of Parvicella tangerina:
- the pcaF gene encoding 3-oxoadipyl-CoA thiolase, translated as MKAAYILDAIRTPVGNFGGTLAPVRADDLGAIVMKELVNRNPSMDVNEIEDVLFGCANQAGEDNRNVARMSLLLAGLPTTIGGETVNRLCSSGMASTINAHRAIAMGDGDLYITGGLEHMTRGPWVISKVSKPFGRDAEMHDSSFGWRFVNPKMKEMYGVDGMGVTAENLVEMYNISREDQDQFAYWSQMKAAKAQQSGRLAEEIIPVSIPQRKKDPIIFDQDEFIKPNTTLEKLGTLRAVFKREGGSVTAGNASGLNDGAAAILLGSEEAAKRNGLTPKARIVSSAVAGVEPRIMGIGPVEASRKALKRAGLTMDQMDIIELNEAFAAQSLACTRAMGLADNDPRINPNGGAIAIGHPLGMTGARILQTASIELHKQNKKYALVTMCIGVGQGYATVIERV; from the coding sequence ATGAAAGCAGCATACATTTTAGACGCAATTAGAACACCCGTTGGTAATTTTGGAGGAACACTGGCTCCTGTGAGAGCAGATGATTTAGGTGCAATTGTAATGAAAGAGTTGGTGAACCGAAATCCTTCTATGGATGTGAATGAAATTGAAGATGTGCTTTTTGGTTGTGCGAATCAAGCAGGTGAGGATAACAGAAACGTAGCAAGAATGTCTTTGCTTTTAGCTGGACTTCCAACAACGATTGGTGGAGAAACGGTGAATAGACTATGTTCTTCAGGAATGGCGTCAACTATTAATGCGCACAGAGCAATTGCCATGGGAGATGGTGACCTCTATATCACAGGAGGTTTAGAACACATGACCAGAGGACCTTGGGTAATTTCTAAGGTATCCAAGCCTTTTGGTAGGGATGCAGAGATGCACGATTCCTCATTTGGATGGCGCTTTGTTAATCCCAAGATGAAGGAGATGTATGGTGTTGATGGAATGGGAGTCACTGCAGAGAACTTAGTGGAGATGTATAACATCAGCAGAGAAGACCAAGATCAATTTGCGTATTGGTCTCAGATGAAAGCTGCCAAAGCACAACAATCAGGAAGATTAGCAGAGGAAATTATTCCGGTATCTATTCCTCAGAGAAAGAAAGATCCAATCATTTTTGATCAGGATGAATTCATCAAACCAAATACTACGCTTGAAAAATTAGGAACACTTAGAGCGGTTTTCAAAAGAGAAGGAGGAAGTGTAACTGCAGGAAATGCTTCTGGGTTAAATGATGGTGCAGCAGCAATTCTTTTGGGTTCTGAAGAAGCTGCAAAGAGAAATGGATTAACACCTAAGGCTAGAATTGTGAGTAGTGCCGTGGCAGGTGTTGAGCCAAGAATTATGGGAATCGGACCTGTTGAAGCCAGTAGAAAAGCGTTGAAAAGAGCCGGTTTAACAATGGATCAAATGGATATCATTGAACTCAATGAAGCATTTGCCGCACAAAGTTTAGCTTGTACGAGAGCAATGGGATTAGCAGATAATGACCCAAGAATTAACCCTAATGGTGGAGCGATCGCTATCGGTCACCCTCTTGGAATGACGGGAGCTAGAATTCTACAAACGGCTAGCATTGAGTTACATAAGCAAAATAAGAAATACGCTTTGGTGACGATGTGTATTGGAGTTGGACAAGGATACGCAACTGTGATCGAAAGAGTATAA
- a CDS encoding YdeI/OmpD-associated family protein, which yields MTEKVQKAIDKILSDKSAEIKELFMEIREILANHDDRLTEGVKWGMPSYDCKTIVAGLGGFKNHVSIWFHKGAIMKDELGLFVPGESKEMRQIKYEPGDEINVEGIKVYLDEAIELNVAGIKIAKAKSKAEKVFVDSSDFMEQLVKHKEASAFFNGLTTSQQNNFTSYIEEAKQEATKQKRIARSIERLSKGFKTTY from the coding sequence ATGACGGAAAAAGTACAGAAAGCAATTGACAAGATTCTATCGGATAAATCAGCTGAAATCAAGGAACTGTTCATGGAGATCAGAGAGATTTTAGCTAATCACGATGATCGATTGACGGAAGGAGTGAAGTGGGGAATGCCTAGTTATGATTGTAAGACGATTGTAGCAGGGCTAGGGGGCTTTAAGAATCATGTGTCGATCTGGTTTCACAAAGGAGCCATCATGAAAGATGAATTGGGGTTGTTTGTTCCAGGAGAGAGTAAGGAAATGCGTCAGATCAAGTATGAGCCAGGGGATGAGATTAATGTGGAGGGGATAAAGGTTTACTTGGATGAAGCAATAGAGCTAAACGTAGCTGGAATTAAGATTGCAAAAGCCAAAAGCAAAGCAGAAAAAGTTTTCGTTGATTCTTCTGATTTTATGGAGCAATTAGTAAAGCACAAAGAGGCAAGTGCCTTTTTTAATGGGTTGACAACAAGTCAGCAAAATAACTTTACGTCCTACATCGAAGAAGCCAAGCAAGAAGCGACCAAACAAAAGCGGATAGCCCGATCCATAGAAAGGTTGTCTAAAGGCTTTAAAACTACTTACTAG
- a CDS encoding alginate O-acetyltransferase AlgX-related protein — MNEKNTNIIKTFLFLGLLGLMIIPAFQKKFKIFEEEPLKGAIVDPIKPSFSLENWWEGSYQDSVQTYLKETAGFRPSLVKIHNQIHYWFYNVAVANGVIIGNEGYLYEENYIKAYLGRDYVGRTAIQEKVDKMVAISDTLEKLDKSLIILFAPGKASFYPEYIPDRFNPYQKDTTNYETYKKIISKTDLHFLDFHQWFRSMKTTSPYPLMPKTGIHWSKYGEVLAADSLLNYLESICSCKYPNLVIDTVNKSTEMMDTDDDIEDGMNLFFNIPDLEMGYPAIHKETSGTEANLIVSTVADSYFWGVYNWGLSRDYFNQGQFWYYNEQIYQEGEEPINPKDIDVRKEVEKSDVIILLSTDANLYKFAFGFIDQLYEAYYPSK; from the coding sequence ATGAACGAAAAGAATACAAATATCATTAAGACTTTTCTTTTCCTTGGTTTGCTAGGGTTGATGATCATTCCTGCCTTTCAAAAGAAGTTTAAGATTTTTGAAGAGGAACCTTTAAAAGGTGCGATTGTAGATCCTATAAAGCCAAGTTTTAGCCTTGAAAATTGGTGGGAGGGATCCTATCAGGACAGCGTGCAAACTTATCTTAAAGAAACTGCTGGATTCAGACCTTCGCTGGTGAAAATTCATAATCAAATTCACTATTGGTTCTATAATGTAGCAGTCGCAAACGGAGTAATCATAGGTAATGAGGGTTATTTGTATGAAGAGAATTACATCAAAGCTTATTTGGGGCGAGATTACGTGGGGAGAACAGCTATTCAAGAAAAGGTAGATAAAATGGTTGCTATTTCAGACACTCTAGAAAAGTTAGACAAGTCATTAATAATACTTTTTGCTCCTGGGAAAGCGAGTTTTTATCCGGAGTATATTCCAGATCGTTTCAATCCATATCAAAAAGACACGACCAATTACGAAACCTATAAAAAGATTATTTCCAAAACTGACTTGCATTTTTTGGATTTTCATCAATGGTTTAGATCTATGAAAACAACCTCTCCTTATCCATTAATGCCTAAAACAGGGATTCACTGGAGTAAGTATGGGGAAGTGCTGGCTGCAGATTCTTTACTGAATTATCTGGAGTCTATCTGTTCTTGTAAATACCCCAACTTAGTTATAGATACGGTTAACAAGTCGACTGAAATGATGGACACGGATGACGATATCGAAGACGGAATGAATCTTTTCTTTAATATTCCTGATCTTGAAATGGGTTATCCTGCCATTCATAAAGAAACTAGTGGAACTGAAGCAAACTTGATAGTAAGCACGGTAGCTGATAGTTATTTCTGGGGAGTTTATAACTGGGGATTGAGCCGTGATTACTTTAATCAGGGACAATTCTGGTACTATAACGAACAAATCTATCAAGAGGGGGAAGAACCCATTAACCCTAAAGACATTGACGTAAGAAAAGAGGTAGAAAAAAGCGATGTGATCATTCTTCTCTCCACAGATGCTAATCTCTATAAGTTTGCCTTTGGGTTTATAGATCAGCTCTATGAAGCTTATTATCCTAGTAAGTAG
- a CDS encoding MBOAT family O-acyltransferase, protein MVFSSIVFLMYFLPAFLGVYLITPKAFKNYVILLFSILFYSWGAPKFVFVILGSTIIDFYIVKGMHRANEKKKKKLLLSASLIMNLGLLAYFKYANFFVENVNAVLLELGFSSVSWTEVALPIGISFYTFQTLTYAIDVYRGTDKPLEKVTDYLLYILSFPQMIAGPIVRYKDVAKQITNRPDEIDDKLIGLYRFVIGLSKKVLIANVMAEQAEVIFASDYTQLTWANAWLGTIAFTFQIYFDFSGYSDMAIGLGKMMGFKFPENFDAPYTSKNITEFWRRWHITLGKFMRDYLYIPLGGNKVSTSRLYVNLITVFLLSGLWHGASWNFVIWGGFHGFFLILDRLFLEKFTKKIGDVLAIILTFFITMIGWVIFKIENIDQLWIYLQKLFMYDGIWEWSEIHSFYLTLIIACICSFAYPFKIGKKLEHYFFQKNSYFLKEHFIFSTVSVLLFILCLSFITSSGFNPFIYFRF, encoded by the coding sequence ATGGTTTTTAGCAGTATCGTCTTTCTGATGTATTTCCTGCCTGCTTTTTTGGGAGTTTATCTGATTACCCCAAAGGCATTCAAAAACTATGTGATCCTACTTTTTAGCATCCTGTTTTATAGTTGGGGGGCTCCAAAATTCGTATTTGTTATTCTTGGCTCCACGATCATCGACTTCTACATCGTAAAGGGCATGCATCGGGCTAACGAAAAGAAGAAAAAGAAATTACTACTATCTGCCTCGCTGATCATGAATTTGGGACTACTAGCCTATTTCAAGTATGCCAATTTCTTTGTCGAAAATGTTAACGCTGTTCTTTTGGAACTCGGATTTAGCTCCGTTTCCTGGACAGAAGTTGCACTACCCATCGGGATCTCTTTCTATACTTTTCAAACACTCACTTACGCCATTGATGTATACAGGGGAACTGACAAACCTTTGGAAAAGGTAACGGACTATCTGCTATACATCCTATCGTTTCCACAAATGATTGCAGGGCCTATCGTTCGGTATAAAGATGTGGCCAAACAAATAACAAATCGACCAGATGAAATTGATGACAAACTGATTGGTCTTTATCGTTTTGTTATAGGATTATCAAAAAAAGTGTTGATTGCGAATGTAATGGCAGAGCAAGCTGAGGTCATTTTTGCAAGTGACTACACCCAACTTACTTGGGCCAATGCCTGGTTGGGAACAATAGCCTTTACCTTCCAGATCTACTTTGATTTCTCCGGATATTCGGACATGGCCATTGGTTTGGGGAAAATGATGGGATTCAAATTTCCTGAGAATTTCGATGCTCCGTACACTTCAAAAAACATCACTGAATTCTGGCGAAGATGGCACATCACCTTGGGAAAATTCATGAGAGACTATCTGTACATCCCCTTGGGTGGAAATAAAGTGTCAACCTCTCGATTATATGTCAATTTGATCACTGTATTTCTGCTATCAGGTCTCTGGCATGGAGCTTCTTGGAACTTTGTGATATGGGGTGGTTTTCATGGGTTCTTTTTAATTCTCGACCGCCTGTTTTTAGAAAAATTCACAAAGAAGATTGGAGATGTTTTAGCTATTATTCTGACCTTTTTCATTACGATGATCGGATGGGTGATCTTTAAAATTGAAAACATCGATCAGCTATGGATCTACCTCCAGAAACTATTTATGTATGACGGGATCTGGGAATGGTCTGAGATTCATTCTTTTTACTTGACACTGATCATTGCCTGTATATGCTCCTTTGCATATCCATTTAAGATTGGAAAGAAACTGGAACATTACTTCTTCCAAAAGAATAGCTACTTTCTGAAAGAGCATTTTATCTTTTCAACTGTAAGCGTACTTCTCTTCATCCTCTGTTTGAGTTTTATTACTTCTTCAGGCTTTAACCCATTCATCTACTTCAGATTTTAA
- the tyrS gene encoding tyrosine--tRNA ligase yields the protein MSFIEEMTWRGMVHDIMPGTEEMLNKERVTGYIGFDPTADSLHIGNLVQIMTLVHFQRAGHKPIALVGGATGMVGDPSGKSAERNLLDTDTLQHNLTCVKAQLEKFLDFSDPENGAEMANNYDWFKDFNFLDFIRDVGKHISINYMLAKDSVKSRLETGMSFTEFTYQLVQGYDFYHLWKNKNCKLQLGGSDQWGNIVTGTELIRRKESGEAFAMTTPLIKKADGTKFGKTAGGSVWLDREKTSPYKFYQYWINASDEDAANFIRIFTLKSKEEIEAIEAEHKEAPHLRVLQKALASDITERVHSKEDVDAAIEASQILFMKGDEAVQAFKNLSEQMFNDIFDGVPQGEVAKSEFDGGIDIIALLAEKSGFLASNGEARRALKENSVSVNRAKVKMDAKVTSSDLIAGKYLLLQRGKKNNFVVKAV from the coding sequence ATGAGTTTTATAGAAGAAATGACGTGGAGAGGTATGGTGCATGACATCATGCCTGGCACTGAGGAGATGTTGAACAAGGAGAGAGTTACAGGATATATAGGATTTGATCCAACAGCTGATTCATTGCACATCGGAAACCTGGTTCAAATCATGACCTTGGTTCATTTTCAAAGAGCTGGTCATAAGCCGATTGCCTTAGTAGGTGGAGCTACTGGAATGGTGGGAGATCCTTCTGGGAAGTCAGCAGAGAGAAACTTACTAGACACGGATACTCTACAACATAACCTCACTTGTGTAAAGGCTCAATTAGAAAAGTTCTTGGATTTTTCGGATCCAGAGAATGGTGCTGAAATGGCAAACAACTACGATTGGTTTAAAGACTTCAATTTTTTAGATTTTATTAGAGATGTCGGAAAGCATATCAGTATCAACTACATGTTGGCTAAAGATTCTGTAAAATCTAGATTGGAAACAGGTATGTCATTTACCGAGTTTACTTACCAGTTGGTGCAAGGATATGACTTCTACCATTTGTGGAAGAACAAGAATTGCAAATTACAATTGGGGGGTTCTGACCAATGGGGGAATATCGTTACTGGAACGGAATTGATCAGAAGAAAGGAAAGTGGTGAAGCGTTCGCGATGACTACTCCTTTGATCAAAAAAGCAGATGGGACGAAATTTGGTAAAACAGCTGGTGGTAGTGTTTGGTTAGATAGAGAAAAAACATCGCCATACAAGTTCTACCAATACTGGATCAATGCTTCTGATGAAGATGCAGCTAATTTTATTAGAATCTTTACGTTAAAGTCAAAAGAAGAGATTGAAGCGATCGAAGCTGAACATAAAGAAGCACCGCACTTAAGAGTGCTACAAAAAGCGCTTGCATCTGACATTACAGAAAGAGTGCACAGTAAAGAAGACGTAGATGCAGCGATTGAGGCGTCTCAGATCTTATTCATGAAAGGAGACGAGGCTGTCCAGGCTTTTAAGAATCTTTCTGAGCAGATGTTTAACGATATTTTTGATGGAGTTCCGCAAGGCGAGGTAGCAAAATCTGAATTCGATGGAGGTATTGATATCATTGCCTTACTTGCTGAAAAGAGTGGTTTCTTGGCTTCTAATGGTGAGGCAAGAAGAGCTTTGAAGGAGAATTCAGTAAGTGTGAATAGAGCTAAAGTGAAAATGGATGCTAAGGTTACTTCGTCTGATCTAATTGCTGGGAAATATCTTCTACTACAGAGAGGTAAGAAGAATAACTTTGTAGTGAAGGCAGTTTAA
- a CDS encoding M20 metallopeptidase family protein, with protein MIAKIKSISQEIFAEVVGHRRHLHANPELSFKEFETSNYICEVLEQQGIAYEKGIVETGVVALIKGKNPNKKCVALRGDMDALPIQENTGLPFASQNRGVMHACGHDMHTSSLLGCAIILNQIKDSFEGTIKLIFQPGEELLPGGAKLMIEENVLENPKVGSIIGQHVYPDLEVGKVGFRSGMYMASADEIYIKVIGKGGHAALPHKVVDPIVTTSHLIIALQQISSRKANPAIPTVLSFGDIQGHGATNVIPNEVNLKGTFRTFNEEWRKEAHDLIREIATTTVEGMGGKVEIDIRVGYPYLTNDEKTTAIAKQAAIEFMGEENVVDLDLRMTAEDFAYFSQVANGCFYRLGTSNTSKNIGGSLHHPELMLDEEALKFAPGLMSYIALKQLEA; from the coding sequence ATGATAGCTAAAATCAAATCCATATCGCAAGAAATCTTTGCAGAAGTAGTGGGTCATAGAAGACACCTTCACGCCAACCCTGAGTTGTCTTTCAAGGAATTCGAAACTTCAAACTACATCTGTGAAGTTTTAGAACAACAAGGCATTGCCTATGAAAAAGGTATCGTTGAAACAGGCGTTGTCGCTCTCATCAAAGGAAAAAACCCGAACAAAAAGTGTGTTGCTCTTCGAGGAGACATGGATGCTCTTCCTATTCAAGAAAACACAGGTCTCCCATTTGCTTCACAAAACAGGGGTGTGATGCACGCTTGTGGACATGATATGCATACGTCATCGCTATTAGGATGTGCGATTATTCTGAATCAAATTAAAGATTCTTTCGAAGGAACTATCAAATTAATCTTTCAACCTGGAGAAGAATTACTACCGGGAGGAGCCAAGTTGATGATTGAAGAAAATGTTTTAGAAAACCCTAAAGTAGGTTCCATTATTGGACAACATGTTTATCCTGATTTAGAAGTAGGAAAAGTTGGCTTTAGAAGTGGAATGTATATGGCATCGGCCGATGAGATTTACATCAAAGTAATTGGCAAAGGAGGGCATGCAGCACTTCCGCACAAAGTTGTTGACCCCATTGTCACAACTAGTCACTTGATCATCGCACTACAACAGATTAGCAGTCGAAAAGCCAACCCAGCTATACCTACAGTCTTGTCTTTCGGTGATATTCAAGGGCACGGTGCAACAAATGTGATTCCTAATGAGGTGAACCTAAAAGGCACCTTCAGAACATTCAATGAAGAATGGCGCAAAGAAGCTCACGACCTCATCCGTGAGATCGCAACAACTACCGTTGAGGGTATGGGTGGAAAAGTTGAGATTGACATACGAGTTGGATACCCCTATTTAACTAATGATGAAAAAACAACTGCTATTGCTAAACAAGCCGCCATCGAATTCATGGGAGAAGAAAACGTTGTGGACCTAGACCTGAGAATGACGGCTGAAGACTTTGCTTATTTCAGCCAAGTAGCTAACGGTTGTTTTTACCGATTGGGAACTTCTAACACATCCAAAAACATCGGAGGGTCACTTCATCATCCAGAGCTCATGCTTGATGAAGAAGCATTAAAGTTTGCTCCTGGCTTAATGAGTTATATTGCGTTGAAACAGTTAGAAGCTTAA
- a CDS encoding sulfite exporter TauE/SafE family protein gives MEISTILILMGIGLAAGILSGFVGVGGGVIIIPALIYFLGYNQLQAQGMSLTLMLPPIGVLAFYNYYQKGHIDKMGIISASIMAVLFIIGGFVGSKLALKIPVNVVKLLFGLLMLYVSIRMIMSGWSVFTNEE, from the coding sequence ATGGAAATATCTACTATTCTTATTTTGATGGGAATTGGATTGGCTGCGGGTATACTCAGCGGTTTTGTTGGAGTAGGCGGAGGGGTTATCATTATCCCTGCATTAATCTACTTTCTTGGGTATAATCAACTTCAAGCACAAGGCATGAGCCTTACGCTCATGCTGCCTCCAATTGGTGTGTTGGCGTTCTATAATTATTATCAGAAAGGTCATATCGATAAAATGGGAATTATCTCCGCTAGTATTATGGCTGTCTTGTTCATTATTGGCGGGTTTGTTGGGAGCAAACTAGCGCTTAAAATACCTGTAAATGTGGTAAAACTATTGTTTGGACTACTTATGCTATATGTTTCCATCCGAATGATCATGAGTGGCTGGTCCGTTTTTACAAATGAAGAATGA
- a CDS encoding S8/S53 family peptidase — protein MKYLLLSASTLFSLLGFGQINTNLPVNLRTNYFIENQADTVESVGVFVKGKKTDAKSFVEENKGIYRGEVKGWQFIRIPGKAMKKLAFDKRFTSIDYSPYQGRPMNDTMRVNNRINQVHQGLSPLPGGFTGQGVAMGFIDTGIDFEHGDFNDASGNTRILHLWDQTKPNNSFTPSEFGYGRHWNAAQIDAGQCTNHDQWGHGSTVAGTGCGNGLANGTHMGVAPESHIIVVESKFNATDWLATVVDATEYIYNYADSNNVPCAINASVGTYLGSHDGLDPYALYIDSLVAAKRGRLFVASAGNSGDWGNYHLHTDVTPDTSFTWFDVNPSSAFGGPAAFVELWADTADFNQVYYAVGADKVDPNYSFRGRTVFRNIASNLNTLIEDTIFSPNNDTIATMMFWAEQRDGQYLVQVLIQDPDSADYNFRFETYGNGSFDAWSPEVYGMSKIIDSIPMASTFPAITKYVMPDSLQTIVSSFQCSPNVIAVGNYANDSGYVNMYGNWIDINANRGEIYLTSSIGPNRLGDVKPEVAASGHGNMSSAPSHRIADYFTDGIDSLLAYGGQHMPNGGTSMASPVVAGVGALLLEKCPSLSQEEFIEIITSTAYEDNWTGTNLPNYAYGYGKVDGFAAVLSTNFTPSFMGDTSFCEGENTTIQIDPSYPLVEWESGSNTYDDIFLDTEWTYFIAQDSSGCVGDTAWLNIIEHANPMIPVITVSGDSLIATSGYEEYDWNYNGLPFASTGADSVTNVFNNGNYWVTITDSNGCSSTSSVLNYQSASVELNTNGVVEVYPNPSSGQFSVSYTELFRTVVLDATGKIIARYDQESNNITIDLSSFADGVYWLQILTEESRFVQKIVLNK, from the coding sequence ATGAAATACCTTTTGTTGTCAGCATCAACATTATTTTCGTTGTTAGGGTTTGGTCAAATTAACACTAATCTACCTGTAAATCTTCGCACAAATTACTTTATCGAGAATCAAGCAGATACGGTGGAAAGCGTTGGGGTCTTTGTCAAAGGAAAAAAGACGGATGCCAAATCATTTGTTGAAGAAAATAAAGGGATCTATCGAGGAGAGGTTAAGGGGTGGCAGTTCATTAGGATCCCAGGTAAGGCGATGAAAAAACTGGCGTTTGATAAGCGTTTCACCAGTATTGATTATTCACCCTATCAAGGAAGGCCCATGAATGATACCATGCGTGTTAATAACCGAATTAATCAGGTTCATCAGGGCTTGTCTCCATTACCTGGTGGATTTACCGGTCAAGGTGTGGCGATGGGCTTTATTGATACAGGAATTGATTTTGAACATGGTGATTTTAATGATGCGTCTGGAAATACAAGGATTCTTCATCTCTGGGACCAAACGAAACCAAATAATAGTTTTACACCTAGTGAATTTGGTTACGGAAGACATTGGAATGCAGCGCAAATTGATGCAGGACAATGCACCAATCATGACCAGTGGGGACACGGTTCAACTGTGGCGGGTACGGGTTGTGGAAATGGTTTAGCGAATGGAACACACATGGGAGTGGCTCCCGAAAGTCATATTATTGTTGTGGAGAGCAAGTTTAACGCTACGGATTGGTTAGCAACTGTGGTGGATGCAACAGAATACATTTACAACTATGCAGACTCCAATAATGTGCCTTGTGCCATCAACGCAAGTGTTGGGACTTATTTGGGTTCTCATGACGGACTCGACCCTTATGCACTCTACATTGACAGTCTTGTTGCCGCTAAAAGAGGTCGACTATTCGTTGCTTCTGCGGGTAACAGTGGAGATTGGGGGAATTATCACCTACATACCGATGTAACACCTGATACTTCTTTTACTTGGTTTGATGTGAATCCGTCCTCTGCTTTCGGTGGTCCTGCAGCTTTTGTAGAATTATGGGCGGATACCGCAGATTTTAATCAGGTTTATTATGCGGTTGGCGCAGACAAAGTAGATCCTAACTATTCTTTTAGGGGTAGAACAGTTTTTCGAAATATTGCATCAAACTTAAATACATTGATTGAGGATACCATTTTCAGTCCCAATAACGATACAATTGCAACGATGATGTTTTGGGCAGAGCAGCGGGATGGACAGTACCTTGTTCAGGTGTTGATTCAGGACCCTGATAGCGCAGACTACAACTTCAGGTTTGAAACCTATGGAAATGGAAGTTTTGATGCTTGGAGTCCTGAAGTTTACGGGATGAGTAAGATCATTGACTCAATACCAATGGCCAGTACCTTTCCAGCGATTACGAAGTACGTAATGCCAGATTCATTGCAAACTATTGTTAGTAGTTTCCAATGCTCCCCAAATGTGATTGCTGTTGGTAACTATGCCAATGATTCCGGATATGTGAACATGTATGGTAACTGGATCGATATCAATGCCAATCGGGGTGAAATCTACCTGACTTCTTCTATTGGTCCAAATCGCTTGGGGGATGTCAAACCGGAGGTAGCGGCCTCTGGACATGGGAATATGAGTAGCGCACCTTCCCATCGAATCGCTGACTACTTTACAGACGGAATTGATAGCTTGCTGGCCTATGGTGGGCAGCACATGCCTAATGGGGGAACATCCATGGCTTCACCAGTGGTTGCAGGTGTAGGAGCCCTATTGTTAGAGAAGTGTCCAAGCCTTTCTCAAGAAGAATTTATTGAGATCATAACTTCTACAGCTTATGAAGATAATTGGACCGGTACGAATTTACCGAACTATGCCTATGGTTATGGAAAAGTAGATGGTTTCGCAGCTGTTTTGAGCACAAACTTTACGCCTTCCTTCATGGGGGACACTTCCTTTTGCGAAGGAGAGAATACGACCATCCAAATTGACCCAAGCTATCCATTGGTGGAGTGGGAAAGTGGCTCTAATACTTATGATGACATCTTTTTAGATACGGAATGGACTTATTTTATAGCACAAGATTCTTCTGGATGTGTTGGAGATACAGCCTGGTTGAATATTATAGAACATGCTAATCCAATGATACCTGTAATAACAGTCAGTGGAGATTCGTTAATTGCTACATCTGGTTATGAAGAATATGATTGGAATTACAACGGGTTGCCGTTTGCCTCAACTGGTGCGGATAGTGTCACGAATGTTTTCAACAACGGGAATTATTGGGTAACGATAACCGATAGTAATGGGTGTTCCTCAACCTCTTCCGTGCTGAACTACCAATCTGCAAGCGTGGAGTTAAATACGAATGGAGTAGTAGAGGTTTATCCGAATCCGAGTTCTGGGCAGTTCTCGGTATCATATACGGAGCTGTTCCGAACAGTGGTATTGGATGCTACCGGAAAAATCATTGCACGCTATGATCAAGAATCAAATAACATAACGATTGACCTAAGTAGTTTTGCGGATGGAGTTTATTGGTTGCAAATTTTAACAGAGGAGTCACGGTTTGTGCAAAAAATCGTGTTGAATAAATAG
- a CDS encoding DUF5606 family protein, with protein sequence MSLRGIISISGKSGLYKVVAQGKNNVIVESLEDGRKFPAFASNKISALEDISIYTIEDDVMLAEVYEKMYEKLNGGEAMSHKGDVGDMRDFLGEVLPNYDEDRVNNSDVKKLFQWYNILQNAGLLVPEEVEGDEEE encoded by the coding sequence ATGAGTTTAAGAGGAATAATATCAATTTCAGGTAAAAGCGGATTGTACAAAGTAGTTGCCCAGGGGAAGAACAATGTGATTGTGGAGTCCTTAGAAGATGGAAGAAAGTTTCCGGCTTTTGCTTCAAATAAGATCAGTGCGCTTGAAGATATCAGCATTTATACGATAGAAGATGATGTGATGTTGGCTGAGGTTTATGAGAAAATGTATGAAAAACTCAATGGTGGTGAGGCAATGAGTCACAAAGGGGATGTCGGTGATATGAGAGACTTTCTAGGAGAGGTTTTACCAAATTATGACGAAGACCGAGTGAATAATTCTGATGTAAAGAAGTTATTTCAGTGGTACAATATTTTGCAAAATGCAGGACTACTCGTTCCAGAGGAAGTGGAAGGAGATGAAGAAGAATAA